A genome region from Actinomycetota bacterium includes the following:
- a CDS encoding HAMP domain-containing histidine kinase yields MRRSSLRLRLFLLSTAFSLALVGAVLVVAYLSVTGAMMRSAETQALRAATPAALYVADALRSASPSDGALSDDAVGATLDRARAAEAFFGAELALYDSAGTAVWWSDPRAVLPELASERAAAAARTDGRTASVVRGGLFSGMLGSADLGAAVVHVPVTLDAAHEGVLDVVYLPIREEAVVDEVQPEMLALAALAAVVSIAVMQFGVRWVLALVVGLTRAAEQVHAGDLDVQLPVHGDNEIGDLARSINELLMRLRRRADAQTRFVADASHELATPVAGIRGYVNILRVWGGEDPELRDEAIRAIDRESRRMARLTAELLSLIRGEREIELRAVRFDLNARCREVLADSATRHLGKQLEFIGPVEGQLPMVGDPDRIEEVVAILVDNAAKYTPSGGQVSVATRRRREQVVIEVSDSGPGIAEEDVPYIFDRFYRSDSSRSQETGGFGLGLAIAKRIVEAMGGAIEVSSVVDVGTTFVVRLPKTPG; encoded by the coding sequence ATGCGGCGCTCGTCGCTCAGGCTGAGGCTCTTCCTGCTCTCGACCGCGTTCTCGCTGGCGCTCGTCGGCGCCGTGCTCGTCGTCGCGTACCTGAGCGTCACGGGGGCGATGATGCGGTCGGCGGAGACCCAGGCGCTCCGGGCGGCGACCCCTGCGGCGCTGTACGTGGCCGATGCGCTCCGGTCGGCGTCACCGTCGGACGGCGCGCTCAGCGATGATGCGGTCGGCGCGACGCTCGACCGCGCCCGGGCCGCCGAGGCGTTCTTCGGCGCCGAGCTGGCACTGTACGACTCCGCGGGGACCGCCGTGTGGTGGAGCGACCCGCGAGCGGTGCTGCCGGAGCTCGCCTCGGAGCGGGCCGCCGCGGCCGCGCGCACGGACGGGCGCACCGCGAGCGTCGTGCGTGGCGGTCTGTTCTCCGGCATGCTCGGGTCAGCGGACCTCGGCGCGGCCGTGGTCCACGTCCCCGTCACGCTCGACGCGGCGCACGAGGGTGTCCTCGATGTCGTCTACCTGCCGATCCGCGAGGAGGCGGTCGTCGACGAGGTGCAACCCGAGATGCTCGCGCTCGCCGCGCTCGCGGCGGTCGTGTCGATCGCGGTCATGCAGTTCGGCGTCCGGTGGGTGCTCGCGCTGGTCGTCGGACTCACGCGGGCGGCGGAGCAGGTGCACGCAGGCGACCTCGACGTCCAGCTGCCGGTGCACGGCGACAACGAGATCGGCGACCTCGCGCGCTCGATCAACGAGCTGCTCATGCGGCTGCGCCGGCGCGCGGACGCGCAGACGCGGTTCGTCGCGGACGCGTCCCACGAGCTCGCGACGCCGGTCGCGGGCATCCGCGGGTACGTGAACATCCTGCGGGTGTGGGGCGGCGAGGACCCCGAGCTTCGCGACGAGGCGATCCGCGCGATCGACCGCGAGTCGCGGCGCATGGCGCGGCTCACTGCAGAGCTGCTCTCGCTCATCCGTGGCGAGCGCGAGATCGAGCTGCGCGCGGTGAGGTTCGACCTGAACGCGAGGTGCCGGGAGGTGCTGGCGGACTCCGCGACGCGCCACCTCGGCAAGCAGCTCGAGTTCATCGGCCCCGTGGAGGGCCAGCTGCCGATGGTCGGCGACCCGGACCGCATCGAGGAGGTCGTCGCGATCCTCGTGGACAACGCCGCCAAGTACACGCCCTCGGGCGGACAGGTGAGCGTGGCCACGCGCCGCCGGCGGGAGCAGGTGGTCATCGAGGTGAGCGACTCGGGGCCCGGTATCGCCGAGGAGGACGTGCCCTACATCTTCGACCGCTTCTACCGTTCCGACTCGTCGCGCTCGCAGGAGACCGGCGGGTTCGGGCTCGGTCTCGCGATCGCGAAGCGCATCGTGGAGGCGATGGGCGGCGCGATCGAGGTCAGCAGCGTGGTCGACGTGGGGACGACGTTCGTCGTGAGGCTGCCCAAGACCCCCGGCTGA